Below is a genomic region from Enterobacter hormaechei subsp. xiangfangensis.
CCATATCATGTTTACCCAGATAAGCGGCGATCAGTTGCCCCACCTCGGGTTCATCTTCAACATAAACAATCTTATTCATACAACGTCTGTCATCGCAAAAAACGTCAACATACACCGCGCAATCTTAACCTTCCATTAATCTTTCAAAATTAGCCGGACTTCCGTTATCCTGCACGGGAATGTTATTTGATTGTTAAGGGAAAAGAATGGGGCTGGTGATAAAAGCCACGCTGGGTGCGCTGGTCGTGCTGCTGATTGGGGTGCTGGCTAAAACGAAGAACTACTACATTGCCGGGCTGATCCCGCTGTTTCCCACCTTTGCGTTAATCGCGCACTATATTGTGGCCTCTGAGCGGGGTATTGAGGCGCTGCGCGCCACCATTGTGTTCGGGATGTGGTCGATCATCCCGTATTTTATCTATCTGCTGTCGCTGTGGTACTTCACCGGTTTTCTGCGTCTGCCCCTGGCGCTGGGCGGGGCGGTGGTCTGTTGGAGCCTCAGCGCCTGGGTGCTTATCTTCTTCTGGAGCCGCTTTCACTAGCGCAGCGGGCGGCCACCGTCCACGGCAAACGTTCGGCCCGTGACGTAACAGCTGGTCAGCAGATAATCGATCAGGTCGATCACCTCTTTCTCACCGGGCGCAATTTTCATTAACGACTTGTTGAGCGCCTGCTGACGATACTCGGCATCATCGCCTTCGTTAAATAAAATCATCGCCGGAGCAATCGCGTTGACCTTTACCTCGGGCGCCAGCTTGCGTGCGAAAGAGCGGGTCATATTATCCAGGGCGGCTTTGCTGGCCGCATAGGCGATGTGTTTGTCGCTTCCTCGCTCTACCACGTAATCGGTGAAATGGATAATGTCGCCTGCGGCATGACCGTGTCCGCGCAGCAGATCCTGTAGGGCATGGTTGAGCAGATAAGGCGCATTAACGTGGATCTGCATCATGCAGGCGAGCGTTTCGCTGAGCGAATGTCCTGCTTTTTCGGGAAGCCAGGTACTGGCGTTGTGAATAACCGCCCGCAGCCCGTGGGTGGTCGATTTCACTTTGTCCGCGAAGGCGAGTATACCTTCATCCGTGGAGAAATCCGCCTGAATGCAGACTGCTCCGGCATTTCGTAGACCTTCAATGGAGGGATATTCCGTGCGGTAACTGACGATAACCGGATGGCGAAGGTTGAGAAAGTGATGGGCGAGGGCGAGGCCGATGCGACGGCCTGCGCCAGTGATCAATATTGGGCGTTGCTGCGTGTGTCCCATCGTAATCTCCTTTTCAGTTCAACAATGGGACAGGCGACGCTATCCCATTAACATCCACGTTGCCGGTACGGCAGCGACTAACAGCAAACCTATCAACGCCATTTCGCGGCGCTTAAGGGCATTATCAAGCTGATGCGTACGGCGAGCGTAGATAAACACCAGCAGGCCCGGTGCGTAGAGCACCACGGACAGCAGCAGATGCATCGGTCCGGAAGCATACAACAACCATAGACCGTAAATACAGGCGCCGACACCTACCGCATAGTGTGCCGGGTGGGTCGCAATTTTTAACAGATATGCGCCCACTAAGAAATAGGGTACCAGAATCATCTCGGAGGCGATGGTCAGCAGCGTGTTATAGTCCGATCCTGTGAGCCAGATCAGCACCAGACAGACCTGCACGCTGATGTTGGTGAGCCACAAAGAGGCCGATGGCGCACTGTTTTTGTTCTGACGGGCAAACAGGCGCGGGAACGCTTTATGCGTGGCGGCCAGGAACGGCACTTCCGCTGCCATAATAGTCCAGCTCAGATAGGCGCCGCAAACGGAGACAATCAGACCCGCCGCGATAATCACGTCTCCCCAGGGACCCAACATTTTCACCATCAGCCCGGCCATAGACGGGTTACGCATTTCCGCCAGTTCAGGGCGTGCCACCACGCCGAGCGACAACAGCGTCACCAGCAGATAAACGCCCAGCGCCGCCAGTACGGCCAGCAGCGTGGCGCGTCCCACGTCGCGCTTGTTACGCGCGCGGGCAGAGACTACGACGGCACCTTCAACGCCGATGAACACCCACAGGGTGATCAGCATGGTATTTTTCACCTGTTCCCAGACGGGAACGCCCAGCGCAATGCCGCTGAAATCGAGCGTAAAGACATCGAGACGGAAGGCGAGGAAGGCCAGCACGACGAACAGGCCAAGCGGCACCAGCTTGGCCAGCGTTGCCACGAGGTTAATGCTGGCCGCGGTCTGGACGCCGCGCAAAATCAGCCAGTGAACAATCCACAGCAGTACCGAGGCGCCGACGATGGACTGCCAGGTATTACCGTCGCCAAACAGGCGCAGTTCGGGCGTATCGGTAAAGAAGCTGAGCGCTGAGAAGACGATAACCAGATAGGAGACGTTGGCGATCACCGCGCACAGCCAGTAACCCCAGGCGGAGCAGAAGCCGATCAGCTCGCCGAAACCTTCCCGGGCGTAAGTGAATATTCCGCCGTCCAGATCCGGTCGGATACGGGTCAGCAGCAGCATGGCGAATGCCAGCAGCAAAATCCCAACACCGGTAATGCCCCAGCCAATCAGTAATGCGGCCGGGCTGGCGACGGCCGCCATGTTCTGCGGCAAACTGAATACGCCCGCGCCCAGCATTGAGCTTAATACAAGTGCAGTTAACGCACTCAGGCCAAGTTTCTTTTCCATTGGCTTCCTGTTATGAAAAGTCCAAATCCAGAATAATTATTTCGCTAAGGCGCATAAAAATGGTGGATCACGCTAAGGCGCGGGATTTTACGGAGTGTGAAGGATGCATGCAATGACGTGTGGCAGAAATCAGAAAAAAAGTAACAAAAAAGGCGGCACTGCGCCGCCTTTATGAAACCGTTTTGTTACTTGTACAGATCGGCGCTGATGGTCAGGTTGTTACCACGTTCCTGCCACTGACGGGTGATGTGGTAATACTTCGCGCCTTTCTTCGCAGCACGCTTCGCCACCTGATAGGAGATTTCCGTCATGTTGCCATAGTTGCCCGTAAACTTGATGCTGTCGAACGGCACCATCTGCGCGGCAGTGGCTTTGTTCAGCTCTTCAATTTTCGTGCCGTCTGGTAACGTAACGGTATAACGACCGCCTTTGGTGGATTGGGTTTCAAAGAAACGACCCACTTCAGCGCTTGGTGCCGCAGACGTTGCTACGCCCGGAATTTCCACTTTCTTCGCTTCTTCACCGCCTTTCGCCAACGCGGCACGTCCCGCATCTGAATCCGCTGGAATGGCATCCGGGCTTTGCACTACGCGTTTTTTCGCATCTTGCTTATAGATGAAAGCGGTGATGCGCTGGTTTCCGCCCTGGTTGGCATCGACCTGACGCACGATATAGAACGCGTAAGCGCCTTTTTCTCTCGCGGCTTTGGTGATGGCATCGTTAACTTCAGGCTGGCTGCGGTAGAAGCCCTGAACGGTCACGGTGTCATACGGTTCCAGCTGAACAGCCTGATCTTTCGGCAGTTCAACAATGCCGTTAATCACGCGGTTTTTCTGTTCATCTGCTTTTGGGGCATTCTCTTTGTACAGCGCAATCGTCACGCGCTGGTTGCCGCTGTTGCCTTGATCGGACTGGTCAACAACGTAAAACGAGGCAGCGCCGTTTTTATCGGCGGCTTTTGATGCGGCGGCGACGGCATCGCCAATAGAGTTATAGCGACCCACAATGACCGTATGGTCAAAAGGTTTTAACGCTGCCGCTTGCTCCGGCGTCAACTCTGTCGCGGCATTCGCAGACAGGGCGGTCGCGGAAAGAAGTGCGGACGCCAGGAGTGTGTTCTTAAGCTTCATAAAAATAATCCTTCGCCTTGCGCAAACCATGTACTGGTGTTGTTGTTAATTTGAGACAGTCCCGATTATGGCATTTAACACCCATCGCTGTCTGCGGCATTTTTCACAGCCTGTGCTCACCAAAGGACCTGATTCGATAACATTTTGTGATATGTGGAAAAAACAGGCGTTTCACAAGAAAAACTGATTAAGCATATGACTTTTACAAGTTAATTTAATGTTAATGAGTTGTTCTATTATGGCGCTATATCATGTTTTTACCGCTTCGCTTGCGCGATTTATCGGTCCTGAAGGCGAATTTAAGGTAAATATCTCTGTCAGTAACCCCGATCGCTTATTTTTCACAGATAAAGTAAGAAATAGTGTTTTCTGGCGGTAGATTACGGGCGCTATTTTCAGTAGGTTATAGAAAGTTTGTTACTTTTTTATTTTCCGGGGTTAATCATTCTCCGTCGTTATCTCGATGGTGAAAATTGATACAAACTGCGGGCAATTATCGACAAACCATCATCAAAAACCGATGGAAGGGAAAACTATGCGTATTGGGGTACCAAAAGAACGGTTAGCCAATGAAACCCGCGTAGCGGCAACACCAAAAACGGTGGAGCAACTGCTTAAACTGGGTTTTACCGTCGCGATTGAAAGCGGCGCGGGCACACTGGCGAGTTTCGATGACGAGGCCTTTACTCAGGCTGGCGCGGACGTCGTGGACGGTGCTGAGGTCTGGCAATCACCCATCATTCTGAAGGTAAACGCACCGGAAGAGAGTGAAATTGAACTGCTGAACGCGGGCACTACGCTGGTGAGCTTTGTCTGGCCAGCCCAAAACCCGGAGTTGATGGAGAAGCTGGCGGCACGCGGTGTCACCGTGATGGCGATGGACTCCGTGCCGCGTATTTCGCGCGCGCAGTCTCTGGATGCGCTGAGCTCCATGGCGAACATTGCCGGCTATCGCGCCATTGTCGAAGCTGCGCATGAGTTTGGTCGCTTCTTTACCGGTCAGATTACGGCGGCAGGTAAAGTTCCACCCGCGAAGGTGATGGTGATTGGTGCCGGTGTGGCAGGTCTTGCCGCTATCGGGGCCGCAAACAGCCTGGGCGCTATTGTTCGCGCGTTTGATACCCGGCCGGAAGTGAAGGAGCAGGTGCAGAGTATGGGCGCCGAATTCCTTGAGCTGGACTTCAAGGAAGAAGCGGGCAGCGGTGATGGTTACGCGAAGGTCATGTCTGAAGCCTTTATCAAGGCGGAAATGGCGCTCTTTGCGGCGCAGGCAAAAGAGGTAGACATCATTGTCACCACCGCGCTTATTCCGGGTAAACCGGCGCCAAAGCTGATCACCCGTGAGATGGTGGATTCCATGCAGCCGGGCAGCGTTATAGTCGATCTGGCGGCGCAAAACGGCGGTAACTGTGAGTATACCGTGCCAAATCAGGTCACGACGACCGCGAACGGCGTGAAGGTGATCGGTTATACCGACCTGCCAGGGCGTCTGCCAACCCAGTCCTCTCAGCTGTACGGTACGAACCTCGTTAACCTGCTGAAGCTGCTCTGCAAAGAGAAAGACGGCAACATTACCGTTGATTTTGATGATGTGGTGGTGCGTGGCGTTACCGTGGTGCGTGAAGGGGAAATCACCTGGCCTGCACCGCCGATTCAGGTTTCCGCTCAACCTCAGGCTGCGCCGAAAGCGGCACCAGAGCCCGCGGAGCCAGCAAAACCTGCGTCGCCGTGGCGCAAATACGCCATCATGGCGCTGGTCATAATCCTGTTTGGCTGGCTGGCGGACGTCGCGCCAAAAGAGTTCCTTGGCCACTTCACCGTCTTCGCGCTCTCCTGCGTGGTGGGTTACTACGTCGTGTGGAACGTTTCCCATGCGCTGCATACCCCGCTGATGTCGGTCACCAATGCCATCTCCGGGATTATCGTGGTCGGGGCATTGCTGCAAATTGGTCATGGCGGCTGGATCAGCTTCCTGAGCTTCATTGCGGTGCTGATCGCCAGTATCAATATTTTCGGTGGTTTCACCGTGACTCAGCGCATGCTGAAAATGTTTCGTAAAGGCTAAGGGGTAGCATATGTCTGGAGGATTAGTTACAGCCGCATACATTGTTGCTGCAATCCTGTTTATTTTCAGTCTGGCGGGGCTTTCCAAACACGAAACGTCTCAGCAGGGAAATAACTTTGGTATCGCCGGTATGGCGATTGCGCTGATTGCCACCATCTTTGGGCCGGACACCGGCAAC
It encodes:
- a CDS encoding GlpM family protein produces the protein MGLVIKATLGALVVLLIGVLAKTKNYYIAGLIPLFPTFALIAHYIVASERGIEALRATIVFGMWSIIPYFIYLLSLWYFTGFLRLPLALGGAVVCWSLSAWVLIFFWSRFH
- the folM gene encoding dihydromonapterin reductase; the protein is MGHTQQRPILITGAGRRIGLALAHHFLNLRHPVIVSYRTEYPSIEGLRNAGAVCIQADFSTDEGILAFADKVKSTTHGLRAVIHNASTWLPEKAGHSLSETLACMMQIHVNAPYLLNHALQDLLRGHGHAAGDIIHFTDYVVERGSDKHIAYAASKAALDNMTRSFARKLAPEVKVNAIAPAMILFNEGDDAEYRQQALNKSLMKIAPGEKEVIDLIDYLLTSCYVTGRTFAVDGGRPLR
- a CDS encoding amino acid permease, producing MEKKLGLSALTALVLSSMLGAGVFSLPQNMAAVASPAALLIGWGITGVGILLLAFAMLLLTRIRPDLDGGIFTYAREGFGELIGFCSAWGYWLCAVIANVSYLVIVFSALSFFTDTPELRLFGDGNTWQSIVGASVLLWIVHWLILRGVQTAASINLVATLAKLVPLGLFVVLAFLAFRLDVFTLDFSGIALGVPVWEQVKNTMLITLWVFIGVEGAVVVSARARNKRDVGRATLLAVLAALGVYLLVTLLSLGVVARPELAEMRNPSMAGLMVKMLGPWGDVIIAAGLIVSVCGAYLSWTIMAAEVPFLAATHKAFPRLFARQNKNSAPSASLWLTNISVQVCLVLIWLTGSDYNTLLTIASEMILVPYFLVGAYLLKIATHPAHYAVGVGACIYGLWLLYASGPMHLLLSVVLYAPGLLVFIYARRTHQLDNALKRREMALIGLLLVAAVPATWMLMG
- the ydgH gene encoding DUF1471 family protein YdgH — translated: MKLKNTLLASALLSATALSANAATELTPEQAAALKPFDHTVIVGRYNSIGDAVAAASKAADKNGAASFYVVDQSDQGNSGNQRVTIALYKENAPKADEQKNRVINGIVELPKDQAVQLEPYDTVTVQGFYRSQPEVNDAITKAAREKGAYAFYIVRQVDANQGGNQRITAFIYKQDAKKRVVQSPDAIPADSDAGRAALAKGGEEAKKVEIPGVATSAAPSAEVGRFFETQSTKGGRYTVTLPDGTKIEELNKATAAQMVPFDSIKFTGNYGNMTEISYQVAKRAAKKGAKYYHITRQWQERGNNLTISADLYK
- the pntA gene encoding Re/Si-specific NAD(P)(+) transhydrogenase subunit alpha, coding for MRIGVPKERLANETRVAATPKTVEQLLKLGFTVAIESGAGTLASFDDEAFTQAGADVVDGAEVWQSPIILKVNAPEESEIELLNAGTTLVSFVWPAQNPELMEKLAARGVTVMAMDSVPRISRAQSLDALSSMANIAGYRAIVEAAHEFGRFFTGQITAAGKVPPAKVMVIGAGVAGLAAIGAANSLGAIVRAFDTRPEVKEQVQSMGAEFLELDFKEEAGSGDGYAKVMSEAFIKAEMALFAAQAKEVDIIVTTALIPGKPAPKLITREMVDSMQPGSVIVDLAAQNGGNCEYTVPNQVTTTANGVKVIGYTDLPGRLPTQSSQLYGTNLVNLLKLLCKEKDGNITVDFDDVVVRGVTVVREGEITWPAPPIQVSAQPQAAPKAAPEPAEPAKPASPWRKYAIMALVIILFGWLADVAPKEFLGHFTVFALSCVVGYYVVWNVSHALHTPLMSVTNAISGIIVVGALLQIGHGGWISFLSFIAVLIASINIFGGFTVTQRMLKMFRKG